The following are encoded in a window of Benincasa hispida cultivar B227 unplaced genomic scaffold, ASM972705v1 Contig403, whole genome shotgun sequence genomic DNA:
- the LOC120069467 gene encoding uncharacterized protein LOC120069467 isoform X3 gives MHFSNANFASSSAIPTAILPLPSPNLACFRISHRKTHRSFLFSSLFEFKARRNLRVSANSSNRQSSNASTDLDVPFPRDYSDLLNQAKKATEAALRDNKQLMEIEFPTAGLESVPGDGEGGNEMTESMQLIRQFCDCFIDPLKATRTRVFFPEANEVKFARNTAFEGVSFKLDYLTKPSFFEDFGFVEKVKMADRVKPEDELFLVAYPYFNVNEMLVVEELYKEAVQNTTRKLIIFNGELDRIRSGCILLSTFLLFNEERVKDYPPFFYPKLAALMKTLFPKMETVYYIHNFKGQKGGVLFRSLEST, from the exons ATGCATTTCTCCAACGCGaattttgcttcttcttctgccaTTCCCACTGCAATTCTTCCACTTCCTTCTCCTAAT CTTGCTTGTTTCAGGATTTCGCACCGGAAAACTCATCGGAGTTTCCTTTTCAGTTCATTGTTCGAATTTAAGGCGCGCCGAAATCTCAGAGTTTCGGCGAATTCGAGTAATCGTCAAAGTAGCAATGCCTCAACTGATTTGGACGTTCCATTTCCTCGCGATTATTCTGATCTTCTCAATCAG GCGAAAAAAGCAACTGAAGCGGCTTTAAGAGATAACAAACAGTTGATG GAAATTGAATTTCCAACTGCTGGACTTGAATCAGTTCCAG GTGATGGCGAAGGAGGAAATGAAATGACTGAGAGTATGCAATTGATTCGACAATTTTGTGACTGCTTCATAGATCCACTGAAAGCCACTCGGACCAGAGTA TTCTTTCCAGAGGCCAACGAAGTTAAATTCGCAAGAAACACAGCATTTGAAGGAGTCTCATTCAAGTTGGACTACCTCACAAAACCATCattttttgaggattttggTTTTGTTGAGAAAGTGAAAATGGCTGACCGTGTGAAACCAGAAGATGAGCTTTTTCTTGTTGCATATCCATATTTCAATGTCAATG AAATGCTTGTGGTTGAAGAGCTTTACAAGGAAGCTGTCCAAAACACTACACGGAAACTCATAATATTTAACGGAGAGCTCGACCGCATTAGATCCGGCTGTATCCTTTTATCaacatttttattattcaaCGAAGAGAGG GTGAAAGACTATCCGCCATTTTTCTACCCAAAGCTGGCGGCACTGATGAAGACTCTCTTCCCCAAGATGGAGACTGTATATTACATTCACAACTTCAAGGGGCAGAAAGGAGGAGTTCTTTTCAG GTCCTTGGAAAGTACTTAG
- the LOC120069467 gene encoding uncharacterized protein LOC120069467 isoform X4 produces MHFSNANFASSSAIPTAILPLPSPNLACFRISHRKTHRSFLFSSLFEFKARRNLRVSANSSNRQSSNASTDLDVPFPRDYSDLLNQAKKATEAALRDNKQLMEIEFPTAGLESVPGDGEGGNEMTESMQLIRQFCDCFIDPLKATRTRVFFPEANEVKFARNTAFEGVSFKLDYLTKPSFFEDFGFVEKVKMADRVKPEDELFLVAYPYFNVNEMLVVEELYKEAVQNTTRKLIIFNGELDRIRSGCILLSTFLLFNEERVWDPHLIR; encoded by the exons ATGCATTTCTCCAACGCGaattttgcttcttcttctgccaTTCCCACTGCAATTCTTCCACTTCCTTCTCCTAAT CTTGCTTGTTTCAGGATTTCGCACCGGAAAACTCATCGGAGTTTCCTTTTCAGTTCATTGTTCGAATTTAAGGCGCGCCGAAATCTCAGAGTTTCGGCGAATTCGAGTAATCGTCAAAGTAGCAATGCCTCAACTGATTTGGACGTTCCATTTCCTCGCGATTATTCTGATCTTCTCAATCAG GCGAAAAAAGCAACTGAAGCGGCTTTAAGAGATAACAAACAGTTGATG GAAATTGAATTTCCAACTGCTGGACTTGAATCAGTTCCAG GTGATGGCGAAGGAGGAAATGAAATGACTGAGAGTATGCAATTGATTCGACAATTTTGTGACTGCTTCATAGATCCACTGAAAGCCACTCGGACCAGAGTA TTCTTTCCAGAGGCCAACGAAGTTAAATTCGCAAGAAACACAGCATTTGAAGGAGTCTCATTCAAGTTGGACTACCTCACAAAACCATCattttttgaggattttggTTTTGTTGAGAAAGTGAAAATGGCTGACCGTGTGAAACCAGAAGATGAGCTTTTTCTTGTTGCATATCCATATTTCAATGTCAATG AAATGCTTGTGGTTGAAGAGCTTTACAAGGAAGCTGTCCAAAACACTACACGGAAACTCATAATATTTAACGGAGAGCTCGACCGCATTAGATCCGGCTGTATCCTTTTATCaacatttttattattcaaCGAAGAGAGGGTATGGGATCCCCATTTGATACG GTGA
- the LOC120069467 gene encoding protein LOW PSII ACCUMULATION 3, chloroplastic isoform X1, which yields MHFSNANFASSSAIPTAILPLPSPNLACFRISHRKTHRSFLFSSLFEFKARRNLRVSANSSNRQSSNASTDLDVPFPRDYSDLLNQAKKATEAALRDNKQLMEIEFPTAGLESVPGDGEGGNEMTESMQLIRQFCDCFIDPLKATRTRVFFPEANEVKFARNTAFEGVSFKLDYLTKPSFFEDFGFVEKVKMADRVKPEDELFLVAYPYFNVNEMLVVEELYKEAVQNTTRKLIIFNGELDRIRSGCILLSTFLLFNEERVKDYPPFFYPKLAALMKTLFPKMETVYYIHNFKGQKGGVLFRCYPGPWKVLRKVRNKFVCVHQQEDMPSLKEVALNILPSS from the exons ATGCATTTCTCCAACGCGaattttgcttcttcttctgccaTTCCCACTGCAATTCTTCCACTTCCTTCTCCTAAT CTTGCTTGTTTCAGGATTTCGCACCGGAAAACTCATCGGAGTTTCCTTTTCAGTTCATTGTTCGAATTTAAGGCGCGCCGAAATCTCAGAGTTTCGGCGAATTCGAGTAATCGTCAAAGTAGCAATGCCTCAACTGATTTGGACGTTCCATTTCCTCGCGATTATTCTGATCTTCTCAATCAG GCGAAAAAAGCAACTGAAGCGGCTTTAAGAGATAACAAACAGTTGATG GAAATTGAATTTCCAACTGCTGGACTTGAATCAGTTCCAG GTGATGGCGAAGGAGGAAATGAAATGACTGAGAGTATGCAATTGATTCGACAATTTTGTGACTGCTTCATAGATCCACTGAAAGCCACTCGGACCAGAGTA TTCTTTCCAGAGGCCAACGAAGTTAAATTCGCAAGAAACACAGCATTTGAAGGAGTCTCATTCAAGTTGGACTACCTCACAAAACCATCattttttgaggattttggTTTTGTTGAGAAAGTGAAAATGGCTGACCGTGTGAAACCAGAAGATGAGCTTTTTCTTGTTGCATATCCATATTTCAATGTCAATG AAATGCTTGTGGTTGAAGAGCTTTACAAGGAAGCTGTCCAAAACACTACACGGAAACTCATAATATTTAACGGAGAGCTCGACCGCATTAGATCCGGCTGTATCCTTTTATCaacatttttattattcaaCGAAGAGAGG GTGAAAGACTATCCGCCATTTTTCTACCCAAAGCTGGCGGCACTGATGAAGACTCTCTTCCCCAAGATGGAGACTGTATATTACATTCACAACTTCAAGGGGCAGAAAGGAGGAGTTCTTTTCAG GTGTTACCCAGGTCCTTGGAAAGTACTTAGGAAAGTGAGGAACAAATTCGTCTGCGTGCATCAGCAAGAAGACATGCCTTCTCTCAAGGAAGTTGCTTTAAACATTCTTCCTTCATCTTAA
- the LOC120069467 gene encoding protein LOW PSII ACCUMULATION 3, chloroplastic isoform X2, with product MHFSNANFASSSAIPTAILPLPSPNLACFRISHRKTHRSFLFSSLFEFKARRNLRVSANSSNRQSSNASTDLDVPFPRDYSDLLNQAKKATEAALRDNKQLMEIEFPTAGLESVPGDGEGGNEMTESMQLIRQFCDCFIDPLKATRTRVFFPEANEVKFARNTAFEGVSFKLDYLTKPSFFEDFGFVEKVKMADRVKPEDELFLVAYPYFNVNEMLVVEELYKEAVQNTTRKLIIFNGELDRIRSGYYPPFFYPKLAALMKTLFPKMETVYYIHNFKGQKGGVLFRCYPGPWKVLRKVRNKFVCVHQQEDMPSLKEVALNILPSS from the exons ATGCATTTCTCCAACGCGaattttgcttcttcttctgccaTTCCCACTGCAATTCTTCCACTTCCTTCTCCTAAT CTTGCTTGTTTCAGGATTTCGCACCGGAAAACTCATCGGAGTTTCCTTTTCAGTTCATTGTTCGAATTTAAGGCGCGCCGAAATCTCAGAGTTTCGGCGAATTCGAGTAATCGTCAAAGTAGCAATGCCTCAACTGATTTGGACGTTCCATTTCCTCGCGATTATTCTGATCTTCTCAATCAG GCGAAAAAAGCAACTGAAGCGGCTTTAAGAGATAACAAACAGTTGATG GAAATTGAATTTCCAACTGCTGGACTTGAATCAGTTCCAG GTGATGGCGAAGGAGGAAATGAAATGACTGAGAGTATGCAATTGATTCGACAATTTTGTGACTGCTTCATAGATCCACTGAAAGCCACTCGGACCAGAGTA TTCTTTCCAGAGGCCAACGAAGTTAAATTCGCAAGAAACACAGCATTTGAAGGAGTCTCATTCAAGTTGGACTACCTCACAAAACCATCattttttgaggattttggTTTTGTTGAGAAAGTGAAAATGGCTGACCGTGTGAAACCAGAAGATGAGCTTTTTCTTGTTGCATATCCATATTTCAATGTCAATG AAATGCTTGTGGTTGAAGAGCTTTACAAGGAAGCTGTCCAAAACACTACACGGAAACTCATAATATTTAACGGAGAGCTCGACCGCATTAGATCCGGCT ACTATCCGCCATTTTTCTACCCAAAGCTGGCGGCACTGATGAAGACTCTCTTCCCCAAGATGGAGACTGTATATTACATTCACAACTTCAAGGGGCAGAAAGGAGGAGTTCTTTTCAG GTGTTACCCAGGTCCTTGGAAAGTACTTAGGAAAGTGAGGAACAAATTCGTCTGCGTGCATCAGCAAGAAGACATGCCTTCTCTCAAGGAAGTTGCTTTAAACATTCTTCCTTCATCTTAA
- the LOC120069466 gene encoding protein ENHANCED DISEASE RESISTANCE 2, translating to MSSKVVYEGWMVRYGRRKIGRSFIHMRYFVLESRLLAYYKKKPQDNQVPIKTMLIDGNCRVEDRGLKTHHGHMVYVLSVYNKKEKYHRITMAAFNIQEALLWKEKIELVIDMHQGSQVSNGNKFVSFEYKSGMDNGRTASSSDHESQISAQEDDDDAHPNLLRRTTIGNGPPDSVFDWTREIGSDFSNQNANSQAFSRKYWRLVQCQNGLRIFEELVEVDYLPRSYSRAMKAVGVVEATCEEIFELVMSMDGTRFEWDCSFQYGSLVEEVDGHTAILYHRLQLDWFPMFVWPRDLCYVRYWRRNDDGNYVVLFRSREHENCGPQPGYVRAHIESGGFNISPLKPRNGRPRTQVQHLMQIDLKGWGVGYLSSFQQHCLLQMLNSVAGLREWFAQTDERTAPPRIPVMVNMASATVSSQKSLKVQGSSVHASSSIDQMNAANRNSVMLDEYSDEDEEYQIPECEQEVYPNEQENDIKRAALEEESIDRIDLSSFSGNIRYDDRDGSRDCWRISDGNNFRVRSKTFCFDKTKIPAGKHLMDLVAVDWLKDTKRMDHVARRQGCAAQVASEKGLFSIVMNVQVPGSTHYSMIFYFVTKELIPGSLLQRFVDGDDEFRNSRLKLIPSVPKGSWIVRQSVGSNPCLLGKAVDCNYIRGPKYLEVDVDIGSSTVANGVLGLVIGVITTLVVDMAFLIQANTTEELPERLLGAVRVSHIQLSSAVPANLDPYPSD from the exons ATGTCGTCGAAGGTTGTGTATGAAGGTTGGATGGTGCGGTATGGCCGGCGGAAGATCGGCAGGTCCTTCATTCACATGCGGTATTTCGTGCTTGAATCTCGGTTGCTTGCGTATTATAAGAAGAAGCCCCAGGATAATCAA GTTCCAATTAAGACCATGCTAATAGATGGAAACTGTAGAGTGGAGGATCGTGGCTTGAAGACGCACCATGGACAT ATGGTTTACGTCCTGTCTGTGTACAACAAGAAAGAGAAGTACCATCGAATCACG ATGGCGGCCTTCAATATCCAAGAAGCATTACTCTGGAAGGAGAAAATAGAGCTTGTCATTGATATG CACCAAGGCTCACAAGTTTCGAATGGGAACAAATTTGTATCTTTTGAATACAAATCTGGGATGGATAATGGGAGGACTGCTTCCTCCTCAGATCACGAAAGTCA GATCAGTGCACAGGAGGATGATGATGATGCTCATCCAAATTTACTGCGAAGGACAACCATTGGAAATG GACCTCCAGATTCAGTATTTGACTGGACGAGGGAAATAGGATCAgatttttcaaatcaaaatgcCAATAGTCAAGCTTTTTCACGGAAGTATTGGCGTCTAGTTCAGTGCCAAAATG GACTTCGCATCTTTGAAGAGCTTGTGGAGGTTGACTACCTT CCGAGGAGCTATAGTAGGGCAATGAAAGCTGTTGGTGTAGTGGAGGCTACTTGTGAGGAAATCTTTGAGCTTGTCATGAGCATGGATGGAACACGGTTTGA GTGGGACTGCAGTTTCCAGTATGGTAGCTTGGTTGAAGAGGTGGATGGACATACGGCAATACTCTACCATAGGCTACAGCTAGACTGGTTTCCAAT GTTTGTATGGCCCCGTGACCTCTGCTATGTGCGCTATTGGCGTCGAAATGATGATGGAAATTATG TGGTATTATTTCGCTCAAGGGAGCATGAGAACTGTGGTCCACAACCAGGGTATGTGCGGGCCCATATTGAGA GTGGAGGATTCAACATTTCACCTCTGAAACCTCGAAATGGGAGGCCTAGAACTCAGGTGCAGCATCTCATGCAAATTGATCTAAAAGGATGGGGCGTGGGCTATTTGTCATCGTTTCAGCAACATTGTCTCTTGCAAATGCTAAATAGTGTTGCTG GGCTGCGCGAATGGTTTGCACAAACAGATGAAAGAACTGCTCCTCCAAGAATACCAGTTATGGTAAATATGGCTTCAGCTACAGTTTCATCACAGAAGAGCCTGAAAGTCCAGGGGTCCAGCGTTCATGCTAGCTCTTCTATTGACCAAATGAATGCTGCAAATAGAAATTCTGTGATGTTGGATGAATACtctgatgaagatgaagaatatCAAATACCTGAGTGTGAACAAGAG GTGTACCCAAATGAGCAGGAGAACGATATCAAGAGAGCAG CCTTGGAAGAAGAATCAATAGATCGAATTGATTTATCCAGTTTCTCGGGAAATATAAGGTATGATGATCGTGATGGTTCTCGAGACTGTTGGAGAATTTCTGATGGGAACAATTTCAGAGTTCGTAGTAAGACCTTTTGTTTCGATAAGACTAAG ATTCCAGCTGGGAAGCATTTAATGGATCTGGTTGCTGTAGATTGGCTGAAGGACACAAAAAGAATGGACCACGTTGCTAGGCGTCAAGGCTGTGCAGCTCAA GTCGCTTCAGAAAAAGGTCTTTTCTCTATCGTCATGAATGTGCAA GTACCTGGTTCGACACACTACAgcatgatattttattttgtgaCGAAGGAACTCATTCCTGGATCTCTTTTGCAACGTTTTGTTGATGGCGATGATGAATTTCGCAACAGTAGGTTAAAACTCATTCCATCAGTTCCCAAG GGTTCATGGATTGTTCGTCAAAGTGTTGGAAGTAATCCATGCTTATTGGGAAAAGCAGTCGATTGCAACTATATTCGAGGGCCCAAATATTTAGAA GTCGACGTTGATATCGGCTCTTCAACAGTTGCTAATGGAGTTTTGGGTCTCGTCATTGGTGTAATTACGACATTGGTGGTTGACATGGCTTTCCTTATACAG GCAAATACAACAGAAGAATTACCAGAGCGATTACTTGGAGCAGTGCGAGTGTCTCACATTCAGCTCTCCTCTGCCGTACCCGCTAACTTGGACCCTTATCCATCTGATTGA